Proteins from a single region of Nocardiopsis dassonvillei subsp. dassonvillei DSM 43111:
- a CDS encoding FAD-dependent oxidoreductase, whose protein sequence is MSTVQGASPRQIVVVGNGMVGARFAEETARLDPDGERVRVSVVGAEHHPAYNRVLLSGVVAGDYTPEQIRLPVPDTPGVTVRTGTTATALDTERRTVTLDDGSTLPYDELVLATGARASFPPVTGVAGPDGAPGDGVTALRDLDDCQRLLALARPGAPVVVLGGGVLGLEAARGLVGRGMRVSVVESSPWIMRRQIDQPAARILAERYAALGVTVHSWRVAARWVPGTGLELDDGRVLPGDALVVTAGVRGNIELAKDAGIEVEHGVIVDDRLATSDARVHAIGDCAQHPGGGAGLIQPGWEQAAVLARRLTGAAPHALYSGARPLTRLKAEGIELTAFGRVHEEDADGLETVTISDPYGGRYAKLSVSEEKVVGAVLLGFPEAAATLAQLYDTGAPVPADRLALLQGLPTAAAEQADGAAADALVCRCNAVSRTEIEQAWLDGARTREAIAERTRATTGCGGCVRDVRALLSGMQGQATAGV, encoded by the coding sequence TTGAGCACCGTGCAGGGCGCGTCCCCGCGTCAGATCGTGGTCGTGGGCAACGGGATGGTCGGCGCCCGCTTCGCCGAGGAGACCGCACGCCTGGACCCCGACGGAGAACGGGTCCGCGTGAGCGTGGTCGGCGCCGAGCACCACCCCGCCTACAACCGGGTCCTGCTCTCGGGCGTGGTCGCCGGGGACTACACCCCCGAGCAGATCCGCCTGCCCGTCCCCGACACCCCCGGCGTCACCGTGCGCACCGGCACCACCGCCACCGCCCTGGACACCGAGCGGCGCACCGTCACCCTGGACGACGGCAGCACGCTGCCCTACGACGAACTCGTCCTGGCCACCGGGGCGCGCGCCTCCTTCCCACCGGTCACCGGGGTCGCCGGACCCGACGGCGCGCCCGGCGACGGGGTGACGGCCCTGCGCGACCTGGACGACTGCCAACGACTGCTCGCCCTGGCCCGCCCGGGCGCCCCCGTGGTGGTCCTGGGCGGGGGCGTCCTGGGCCTGGAGGCCGCCCGCGGCCTGGTCGGACGCGGCATGCGCGTGTCGGTGGTGGAGTCCTCGCCCTGGATCATGCGCCGCCAGATCGACCAGCCCGCCGCGCGCATCCTGGCCGAACGCTACGCCGCCCTGGGCGTGACCGTGCACTCCTGGCGGGTGGCCGCCCGCTGGGTTCCGGGCACCGGCCTGGAACTGGACGACGGCCGCGTGCTGCCCGGCGACGCCCTGGTGGTCACCGCCGGGGTGCGCGGCAACATCGAACTGGCCAAGGACGCCGGTATCGAGGTCGAGCACGGCGTCATCGTGGACGACCGCCTCGCGACCTCCGACGCCCGCGTGCACGCCATCGGCGACTGCGCCCAGCACCCCGGCGGCGGAGCCGGACTCATCCAGCCCGGCTGGGAGCAGGCCGCCGTCCTGGCCCGGCGCCTGACCGGCGCCGCGCCGCACGCCCTCTACTCCGGGGCCAGGCCGCTGACCCGGCTCAAGGCGGAGGGGATCGAGCTGACCGCGTTCGGGCGGGTGCACGAGGAGGACGCCGACGGCCTGGAGACGGTGACCATCAGCGACCCCTACGGCGGCCGCTACGCCAAGCTGTCGGTGAGCGAGGAGAAGGTGGTGGGCGCGGTGCTGCTGGGCTTCCCCGAGGCCGCCGCGACCCTGGCCCAGCTCTACGACACGGGCGCCCCGGTGCCCGCCGACCGGCTGGCGCTGCTCCAGGGGCTGCCGACCGCCGCTGCGGAGCAGGCCGACGGCGCGGCCGCCGATGCGCTGGTGTGCCGGTGCAACGCCGTCAGCCGCACCGAGATCGAACAGGCCTGGCTGGACGGGGCGCGCACCCGCGAGGCCATCGCCGAACGGACCCGGGCCACGACGGGCTGCGGGGGGTGCGTGCGGGACGTGCGGGCGCTGCTGTCGGGGATGCAGGGCCAGGCCACCGCGGGGGTCTGA
- a CDS encoding molybdopterin oxidoreductase family protein, protein MTTTHCPYCALQCAMHLEPGPDGRLAARPAPFPTNRGGLCRKGWTSAEVLTVPDRLTRPLVRKDRGADLVETDWDTALDHVAERLLALRAESGPDTVAVFGSGGLTNEKSYTLGKFARLALGTSQIDYNGRFCMSSAAAGGTRAFGLDRGMPFPLTDVGEAEVVLLAGANPAETMPPMMGHLSAPALIVIDPRRSATAQVALSDGGMHLAPRPGTDLALALGLLHAARVQGWCDEEFLTERTTGFEAAWEHAAAWWPERTEQVTGVPAARIRAAADLLGRAARNRSAYVLTGRGAEQHAKGTDTVSAWINLALALGLPGRRGSGYGCITGQGNGQGGREHGQKADQLPGYRRIDDPAARAHVAGVWGVDPDALPGPGRSAFELLDALGSGGGPRAMLLFGSNPVVSAPDTARVRARLASLDLLVAADFVLSETAATADVVLPVAQWAEEGGTMTNLEGRVLRRTRAAAPPEGVRTDLEVLSALAVRLGQPADRFPTDPDAVLAELGRASAGGAADYSGVTPERLASGEALHWPVRAQEPPTPRLFLDAFAHPDGRARLVPVAHRPPAEDTDADYPLVATTGRLMGHYQSGAQTRRVGELARAEPEAYVEVHPDTAARAGLAAGDWARVTSRRGHTRARVRLVPTARLDTVFLPFHYAGAQSANNLTNPALDPTSRMPEFKVSAVRLEPEDTHTPGGSS, encoded by the coding sequence ATGACCACCACGCACTGCCCCTACTGCGCGCTCCAGTGCGCCATGCACCTGGAGCCCGGCCCCGACGGGCGCCTGGCCGCCCGCCCCGCACCCTTCCCCACCAACCGCGGGGGACTGTGCCGCAAGGGCTGGACCTCCGCCGAGGTCCTCACCGTCCCCGACCGCCTCACCCGCCCCCTGGTACGCAAGGACCGCGGCGCCGACCTGGTCGAGACCGACTGGGACACCGCCCTGGACCACGTCGCCGAACGCCTGCTGGCCCTGCGCGCCGAGTCCGGCCCCGACACCGTCGCGGTCTTCGGCAGCGGCGGCCTGACCAACGAGAAGTCCTACACCCTGGGCAAGTTCGCCCGCCTGGCCCTGGGCACCTCCCAGATCGACTACAACGGCCGGTTCTGCATGTCCTCGGCCGCGGCCGGGGGCACGCGGGCCTTCGGCCTGGACCGGGGGATGCCCTTCCCGCTGACCGACGTCGGCGAGGCCGAGGTGGTCCTGCTGGCCGGGGCCAACCCGGCCGAGACCATGCCGCCGATGATGGGCCACCTGTCCGCGCCCGCCCTCATCGTCATCGACCCCCGCCGCTCGGCCACCGCCCAGGTCGCGCTCTCCGACGGCGGCATGCACCTGGCCCCCCGCCCCGGCACCGACCTGGCCCTGGCCCTGGGGCTGCTGCACGCCGCCCGCGTCCAGGGCTGGTGCGACGAGGAGTTCCTCACCGAGCGCACCACCGGGTTCGAGGCCGCATGGGAGCACGCCGCCGCCTGGTGGCCCGAACGCACCGAACAGGTCACCGGGGTCCCGGCCGCCCGCATCCGCGCCGCCGCCGACCTGCTGGGCCGGGCCGCCCGCAACCGCTCCGCCTACGTCCTGACCGGACGCGGCGCCGAACAGCACGCCAAGGGCACCGACACCGTCTCGGCCTGGATCAACCTGGCCCTGGCGCTGGGCCTGCCCGGCCGCCGGGGCTCGGGGTACGGGTGCATCACCGGCCAGGGCAACGGCCAGGGCGGGCGCGAACACGGCCAGAAGGCCGACCAGCTCCCCGGCTACCGCAGGATCGACGACCCCGCCGCCCGCGCCCACGTGGCCGGGGTGTGGGGCGTGGACCCCGACGCCCTGCCCGGCCCGGGCCGCTCGGCCTTCGAACTCCTCGACGCCCTGGGCAGCGGCGGCGGACCGCGCGCCATGCTGCTGTTCGGATCCAACCCCGTGGTCTCGGCCCCCGACACCGCGCGCGTACGCGCCCGCCTGGCCTCCCTGGACCTGCTGGTGGCCGCCGACTTCGTGCTCTCCGAGACCGCCGCCACGGCCGACGTCGTGCTGCCCGTGGCCCAGTGGGCCGAGGAGGGCGGCACCATGACCAACCTGGAGGGGCGCGTCCTGCGCCGGACCCGGGCCGCCGCCCCGCCCGAGGGGGTGCGCACCGACCTGGAGGTGCTCTCCGCGCTGGCGGTGCGCCTGGGCCAGCCCGCCGACCGCTTCCCCACCGACCCCGACGCCGTCCTGGCCGAACTGGGCCGGGCCTCGGCCGGGGGAGCCGCCGACTACTCCGGCGTCACCCCCGAACGCCTGGCCTCGGGCGAGGCCCTGCACTGGCCCGTGCGCGCGCAGGAACCGCCCACGCCCCGGCTGTTCCTGGACGCCTTCGCCCACCCCGACGGGCGCGCCCGCCTCGTCCCGGTCGCCCACCGCCCGCCCGCCGAGGACACCGACGCCGACTACCCCCTCGTGGCGACCACCGGACGGCTGATGGGCCACTACCAGTCCGGCGCCCAGACCCGCCGCGTCGGCGAACTGGCCCGGGCCGAACCGGAGGCGTACGTGGAGGTGCACCCCGACACCGCCGCGCGCGCCGGACTCGCCGCGGGCGACTGGGCCCGCGTCACCTCCCGGCGCGGCCACACGCGCGCCCGGGTGCGGCTGGTGCCCACCGCACGCCTGGACACGGTGTTCCTGCCCTTCCACTACGCGGGCGCCCAGTCCGCCAACAACCTGACGAACCCGGCGCTGGACCCCACCAGCCGCATGCCCGAGTTCAAGGTGAGCGCGGTGCGGCTGGAACCCGAGGACACGCACACACCAGGAGGCAGCAGTTGA
- a CDS encoding DinB family protein, with product MSTQRADMFLAPDEDPREGRPRPVGEHAVLVEFLHLQRTTLELKCSGLDADALARRSVPPSTMSLLGLVRHMSEVERAWFRCRLGGRSREQAPLLYASASEPDGDFDGAVADPAVVEEAWATWRAECAHTDAFVAGAPDLESPAWTDPHNDRVWDLRQVLVHMVEEYARHNGHADLLRERVDGRRGQ from the coding sequence ATGAGCACACAGCGCGCGGACATGTTCCTGGCCCCGGACGAGGACCCCCGCGAGGGCCGCCCCCGCCCCGTCGGCGAACACGCCGTCCTGGTCGAGTTCCTGCACCTGCAGCGCACGACCCTGGAACTGAAGTGCTCGGGTCTGGACGCCGACGCGCTGGCCCGCCGTTCGGTGCCGCCCTCCACCATGTCCCTGCTGGGGCTGGTGCGGCACATGTCGGAGGTGGAGCGGGCCTGGTTCCGGTGCCGCCTGGGCGGGCGGAGCCGCGAGCAGGCGCCCCTGCTCTACGCCAGCGCGTCCGAACCCGACGGGGACTTCGACGGTGCGGTGGCCGATCCGGCCGTGGTGGAGGAGGCCTGGGCGACATGGCGGGCCGAGTGCGCCCACACCGACGCGTTCGTGGCCGGCGCCCCCGACCTGGAGAGCCCCGCCTGGACCGACCCCCACAACGACCGGGTGTGGGACCTGCGTCAGGTTCTGGTGCACATGGTGGAGGAGTACGCCCGCCACAACGGGCACGCCGACCTTCTGCGCGAGCGCGTCGACGGCCGCCGGGGCCAGTAG